In Marinilabiliales bacterium, a single window of DNA contains:
- a CDS encoding cold shock domain-containing protein — protein sequence MKGTVKWFDSSKGFGFIVSEEGEDIFVHHSDILQEGFKNLDDGQEVTFEKVQGEKGPQAKEVKGV from the coding sequence ATGAAAGGTACAGTTAAATGGTTTGATTCAAGCAAAGGGTTTGGATTTATCGTATCAGAAGAGGGAGAAGATATATTTGTTCACCATTCTGATATTTTACAGGAAGGTTTTAAGAATTTGGATGATGGTCAGGAAGTAACCTTCGAAAAAGTACAAGGAGAAAAAGGTCCGCAAGCCAAAGAGGTAAAAGGTGTTTAA